A genomic stretch from Meriones unguiculatus strain TT.TT164.6M chromosome 15, Bangor_MerUng_6.1, whole genome shotgun sequence includes:
- the Ppp1r35 gene encoding protein phosphatase 1 regulatory subunit 35 isoform X1 — translation MMGYGASSSESTEGEEAVEAPGPPPEPRVPEPRAPEPEPGLDLSLSPSPLPESPQRRDGGPGRRKGRRGGSRRGRQVRFLLAPRASGGPEPAAAAPGDGPAAPHELEAPGLQSSLALSLELRSARAAAAHFDAARAVEQRLRTSFRARCALEETVAEGLNVPRSRRLYRDLVSLQVPEEQVLSAALQEKLAMLPPQPRAPPPKEVLGPGPDMTVLCDPDSLCYESPHLAVDGLPALRLQARPRPSEDTFLMHRMLRRWEA, via the exons ATGATGGGCTACGGGGCGTCCTCCTCGGAGTCCACGGAGGGCGAAGAGGCCGTGGAGGCCCCGGGGCCGCCTCCGGAGCCGCGAGTCCCGGAGCCACGAGCCCCGGAGCCCGAACCGGGCTTGGACTTGAGCCTGAGCCCGAGCCCGCTGCCCGAGAGTCCGCAGCGGCGGGACGGCGGCCCGGGGCGGCGGAAGGGGCGGCGGGGCGGTAGCCGGAGGGGGCGGCAG GTGCGCTTTCTCCTGGCGCCGCGCGCTTCGGGCGGCCCCGAGCCCGCGGCCGCCGCGCCGGGCGACGGTCCCGCGGCGCCGCACGAGCTGGAGGCCCCGGGCCTGCAGAGCAGCCTGGCCCTGAGCCTGGAGCTGCGGAGCGCGCGCGCCGCCGCCGCGCACTTCGATGCGGCGAGGGCGGTGGAACAGCGGCTGAGGACGTCGTTCCGGGCCCGCTGCGCCCTGGAGGAGACCGTGGCGGAGG GGCTGAACGTGCCGCGCTCCAGGCGGCTCTACCGCGACCTGGTGAGTCTGCAGGTGCCGGAGGAGCAGGTTCTGAGCGCGGCGCTGCAGGAGAAGCTGGCGATGCTGCCGCCGCAGCCCCGAGCCCCGCCGCCGAAG GAGGTGCTCGGGCCGGGGCCAGATATGACCGTGCTGTGCGACCCGGACTCTCTGTGCTACGAATCTCCGCACTTGGCGGTGGACGGGCTGCCCGCGCTGAGGCTTCAAGCCCGGCCCCGCCCTTCAGAAGACACCTTCCTCATGCATCGGATGCTGAGGCGCTGGGAGGCGTAG
- the Ppp1r35 gene encoding protein phosphatase 1 regulatory subunit 35 isoform X2, with protein MMGYGASSSESTEGEEAVEAPGPPPEPRVPEPRAPEPEPGLDLSLSPSPLPESPQRRDGGPGRRKGRRGGSRRGRQVRFLLAPRASGGPEPAAAAPGDGPAAPHELEAPGLQSSLALSLELRSARAAAAHFDAARAVEQRLRTSFRARCALEETVAEGGARAGARYDRAVRPGLSVLRISALGGGRAARAEASSPAPPFRRHLPHASDAEALGGVALKTTRTAFP; from the exons ATGATGGGCTACGGGGCGTCCTCCTCGGAGTCCACGGAGGGCGAAGAGGCCGTGGAGGCCCCGGGGCCGCCTCCGGAGCCGCGAGTCCCGGAGCCACGAGCCCCGGAGCCCGAACCGGGCTTGGACTTGAGCCTGAGCCCGAGCCCGCTGCCCGAGAGTCCGCAGCGGCGGGACGGCGGCCCGGGGCGGCGGAAGGGGCGGCGGGGCGGTAGCCGGAGGGGGCGGCAG GTGCGCTTTCTCCTGGCGCCGCGCGCTTCGGGCGGCCCCGAGCCCGCGGCCGCCGCGCCGGGCGACGGTCCCGCGGCGCCGCACGAGCTGGAGGCCCCGGGCCTGCAGAGCAGCCTGGCCCTGAGCCTGGAGCTGCGGAGCGCGCGCGCCGCCGCCGCGCACTTCGATGCGGCGAGGGCGGTGGAACAGCGGCTGAGGACGTCGTTCCGGGCCCGCTGCGCCCTGGAGGAGACCGTGGCGGAGG GAGGTGCTCGGGCCGGGGCCAGATATGACCGTGCTGTGCGACCCGGACTCTCTGTGCTACGAATCTCCGCACTTGGCGGTGGACGGGCTGCCCGCGCTGAGGCTTCAAGCCCGGCCCCGCCCTTCAGAAGACACCTTCCTCATGCATCGGATGCTGAGGCGCTGGGAGGCGTAGCCCTCAAAACCACCCGAACTGCTTTTCCTTAA
- the Mepce gene encoding 7SK snRNA methylphosphate capping enzyme, whose amino-acid sequence MIEMAAEKEPFLVPAPPPPLKDESGGGGGPEVRAHREAASGETRAGAERGPGPRAHSAGAAAGGGGGPQAHGEPHGRAAAPADVGEERRGGGGTDLGPPAAPRPRNGYQPHRPPGGGGGKRRNSCNVGGGSGGGFKHPAFKRRRRVNSDCDSVLPSNFLLGGNIFDPLNLNSLLDEEVSRALNAETPKSSPLPAKGRDPVEILIPKDITDPLSLNTCTDEAHVVLASPLKIGRKRHRHRGAHHQQQQASGGTDSHAVLPADPLTPALHGEGAQQQQHRGQSRDAPQPYELNTAINCRDEVVSPLPSALQGSSGSLSVPPAPSVTPAPSSSSRHRKRRRTSSKSEAGARGGSQGSKEKGRGSGGGRHHHPPHATAFKKQQQKFQYGNYCKYYGYRNPSCEDVRLRVLKPEWFQGRDVLDLGCNVGHLTLSIACKWGPARMVGLDIDPRLIHSARQNIRHYLSEELRLQAQTPEGEEGTTTVRKRSCFPASLTASRGPIAAPQVPLDGADTSVFPNNVVFVTGNYVLDRDELVDAQKPEYDVVLCLSLTKWVHLNWGDEGLKRMFRRIYRHLRPGGILVLEPQPWSSYCRRKSLTETIYKNYFRIQLKPEQFSSYLTSPEVGFSSYELVATPSSTSRGFQRPVYLFHKARSPSH is encoded by the exons ATGATCGAGATGGCGGCGGAGAAGGAGCCCTTTCTGGTGccggccccgccgccgccgctcaAGGATGAGTCGGGTGGAGGGGGCGGCCCCGAGGTGCGAGCGCACCGGGAGGCCGCCTCCGGGGAGACCCGCGCCGGGGCGGAACGCGGCCCGGGCCCGCGCGCGCACTCGGCCGGGGCCGCAGCCGGCGGAGGGGGCGGCCCCCAGGCGCACGGGGAGCCCCACGGGCGAGCCGCGGCTCCTGCGGACGTGGGGGAGGAGCGACGGGGAGGGGGCGGGACGGACCTGGGTCCCCCGGCCGCTCCCCGACCCCGCAATGGCTACCAGCCCCACCGGCCCCCCGGGGGTGGCGGGGGCAAAAGAAGAAATAGCTGTAACGTGGGGGGAGGGAGCGGTGGAGGCTTCAAGCATCCGGCCTTCAAGAGGCGCCGGCGGGTGAATTCGGACTGTGACTCGGTGTTACCCTCCAATTTCCTCCTGGGGGGCAACATATTCGATCCACTGAACCTGAATAGCCTCCTGGATGAGGAAGTGAGCCGCGCGCTCAATGCCGAGACCCCAAAGTCCTCCCCACTTCCGGCCAAGGGGCGAGACCCTGTGGAGATCCTCATCCCCAAAGATATCACCGACCCGCTCAGTCTCAACACTTGCACTGATGAGGCCCACGTAGTGCTCGCCTCGCCGCTCAAGATAGGTCGCAAGCGCCACAGGCACCGCGGGGcgcaccaccagcagcagcaggcgtCTGGAGGGACCGACAGCCACGCCGTGCTGCCCGCAGACCCCCTCACCCCCGCGCTCCACGGGGAGGGtgcgcagcagcagcagcacaggggCCAGAGCCGCGATGCCCCTCAACCCTATGAACTCAACACAGCCATCAACTGCAGGGATGAAGTTGTGTCTCCCCTCCCGTCCGCCCTGCAGGGTTCCTCAGGCTCCCTTTCtgtccctccagctccctcagttACCCCTGCGCCCTCATCCTCCTCCCGGCATCGCAAACGACGCAGGACTTCCAGCAAGTCGGAGGCAGGGGCTAGGGGTGGAAGCCAGGGTTCCAaggagaaaggcagagggagtGGGGGAGGCCGTCACCACCACCCGCCACATGCGACTGCCTTCAAAAAGCAGCAGCAAAAGTTCCAGTATGGGAATTACTGCAAGTACTATGGCTACCGCAATCCTTCCTGCGAGGATGTGCGCCTTAGGGTGTTGAAGCCCGAGTGGTTTCAGGGCCGGGACGTCCTGGATCTGGGCTGCAATGTTGGCCATCTAACCCTAAGTATCGCCTGCAAGTGGGGCCCGGCTCGCATGGTGGGGCTGGACATCGACCCGCGGCTCATCCACTCTGCCCGCCAGAACATCCGGCACTACCTGTCCGAGGAGCTTCGCCTCCAAGCTCAGACTCCCGAGGGGGAGGAAGGGACTACCACTGTCCGAAAAAGGAGCTGCTTCCCAGCCTCGCTGACAGCCAGCCGGGGCCCCATCGCTGCACCCCAAGTGCCCTTGGACGGAGCGGACACGTCTGTCTTCCCCAACAATGTGGTCTTCGTCACG GGTAACTATGTCCTGGACCGAGACGAGCTGGTGGACGCCCAGAAACCTGAGTATGATGTGGtgctctgcctcagcctcaccaAGTGGGTGCACCTGAACTGGGGTGACGAGGGGCTGAAGCGAATGTTCCGCAGGATCTACCGGCACCTGCGCCCGGGGGGTATTCTGGTCCTGGAGCCCCAGCCGTGGTCCTCCTACTGCAGGAGAAAGTCTCTCACG GAAACAATCTATAAGAACTACTTTCGAAtccagctgaagccagaacagtTCAGTTCCTACCTGACATCCCCAGAGGTGGGCTTCTCCAGCTATGAGCTCGTGGCCACACCAAGTAGCACCTCCAGAG GCTTCCAGCGTCCTGTGTACTTGTTCCACAAGGCTCGGTCCCCCAGCCACTAA